The following nucleotide sequence is from Aminobacterium mobile DSM 12262.
GAAAAACTCACGTTATAGTGGTAGGGGAATCTCTTGGGTACTAAGTACCATTTCTATATCACCCCCTCCTTTGCATATGAATGCATTAATGCATTCTTTCTATTTCTCGTGTAAACTTAACGAACTTAAGGAGGGATGACTTAATGCCCAAAAGAGGAAAGATCGCATTGGTTGTAGCTGGAGGCCAGATGAGCCTAAAGGGGGAAGAAGAAACAAGCCGCCAGTCCTCTAAAAGTGGAGAGACCATGCTTTCTTGGCTTCCAAAAGATTTGCCTTTTGAAATCATATTAGTTGACTGGAGTCATCAACCTAGCAGTCACTACACAATGCGTATGACTACCGACCTCGTTCAGATTCTCAATAAATTGGTTGTAGATGGGATCGACGGCATTGTAGTTTCCAGTGGTACAGACACTCTTGAAGAGATGTCATATCTTGCAGATCTTATGTGGACATATCCTCAGCCTGTTATATTTACAGCTGCTACTCGCCCGTATGAAGAGATCGGGTCTGATGCCGTGCTCAATCTCACTCAAGCTGTAATCGCTGCTTCTTCTCAAAAATGCTGGGGACTTGGAGTACTTGTTTGTATGCAGGATCAGCTTTTTGCCGCATCAGAAATTACAGAGAGTGCAAATCATAGAAGAAATGCTTTTCTAGCACCTGATCGAGGGCCAGTAGGAGAAGTTATGGGGAAAAACATTGATATTCTTCGCCTTCATAAGAGGGGAAAGGTCTTAGCAGGCTCTTTCGCCCCCGCAAGAAACGTAGAGCTTGTTACGTCAAGTTTAGGTGGCGGAGAGCTTGTCCTCAAGCTGCTAGCAGAAACATCTGAAAAGGATCTAGACGGATTGGTAGTAGCCGGATTTGGCGACGGCTCTGTGCCTCCGTCATGGATACCCTTTCTGCGGAAAATACTAAGAGACAATATTCCAATAGTTATTACTTCCCGTTGCATAAAGGGGAGGACCCGTCCTTCTTACACTTTCGAAGGAAGCCTTGACCGTTTACTCGAGTTAGGGGCCTATGATGGCGGAAGCCTGAAACCTGTCCAAGCCAGATTGAAACTAGCAGTAGCTCTTGGTGCAGGATTAAAAGGAAACGATTTGCAAAAATATTTGCTTGACTTGTAAAAAAACAGCTGCCCTGGCTTCAGGGCAGCTGTTTTATTCTCTTACCGAATCATGAACACGACATCATATATCATCTTACCGGCGGAAATAAAGACTACGACAGCTAAAATCCACCGGAGCCACTTATTCCCCTTAACGAGGCTAAATTTGGCTCCTATAAAACCACCTATCATCGTTCCCAAAGCTATCGCCACTCCAGCGCCTATCTGAACAAGTCCTCGCGAGGCAAAAAGAAGCAAACTAATGCATGTGTAACTTAAAATAACGACAACTTTAATAGCATTAGAGTGTAAAAGGTCGTATCCGGCAAGGCCTGCTAAAGCCCAGATGAAGAAGAAACCAACACCCGCCTGAATGAAGCCACCATATACCCCTATAAAGAAAAAAACAATCTGAAGGACCCAAGGGGGAACTTTACGCTGAAACTGCCTCTCCCACATTTTAGGCTTCATTACAAGCTGAACAGCCATAATAGAGATAAGTATAGATACTACAATTCTTAACACTGCTTCATTCAACTCTAACGCTAAGAATGTTCCTGCTACAGATCCTAAACATGCTGGAAGAACAAAAAAGAAGGCTTCCCTTAGGGTGAAAGTTTTCTCTTTATAAAACTTGCTGGAAGCCACAATATTTTGCATCAAAATTCCAATGCGGTTCGTAGCATTGGCAACACTCATGTCCATTCCTAAAAAAACAAGGAGCGGAAGGGTTAACATACTTCCGCCTCCTGCCGTCAC
It contains:
- a CDS encoding asparaginase: MPKRGKIALVVAGGQMSLKGEEETSRQSSKSGETMLSWLPKDLPFEIILVDWSHQPSSHYTMRMTTDLVQILNKLVVDGIDGIVVSSGTDTLEEMSYLADLMWTYPQPVIFTAATRPYEEIGSDAVLNLTQAVIAASSQKCWGLGVLVCMQDQLFAASEITESANHRRNAFLAPDRGPVGEVMGKNIDILRLHKRGKVLAGSFAPARNVELVTSSLGGGELVLKLLAETSEKDLDGLVVAGFGDGSVPPSWIPFLRKILRDNIPIVITSRCIKGRTRPSYTFEGSLDRLLELGAYDGGSLKPVQARLKLAVALGAGLKGNDLQKYLLDL
- a CDS encoding sulfite exporter TauE/SafE family protein; translation: MSLLGGCLLFLAGVISGFVNVTAGGGSMLTLPLLVFLGMDMSVANATNRIGILMQNIVASSKFYKEKTFTLREAFFFVLPACLGSVAGTFLALELNEAVLRIVVSILISIMAVQLVMKPKMWERQFQRKVPPWVLQIVFFFIGVYGGFIQAGVGFFFIWALAGLAGYDLLHSNAIKVVVILSYTCISLLLFASRGLVQIGAGVAIALGTMIGGFIGAKFSLVKGNKWLRWILAVVVFISAGKMIYDVVFMIR